The Microvirga thermotolerans sequence CTGGCTCGCCGCCTCCATGAGGACGTTGGGCAGGCCGTCCTGGTCGCCGGAGCGTGCCTTCTTGGAGGGGAGGACGAAGAGGTCCGCCTCCCGCAGGAGGGCGACGACGTCCGGCTGCGCCTTGGGGCCGAGAAAGGCGGCCCTGTCGGCGATTCCGTCGCGCCGCGCCTGAGCCTTCAGGCTCTCCAGGAGATCGCCGCCGCCGACATGGACGAACTGCCAGTGCAGGTCGGGCGGCAGGGCCGCGAGCGCCTTCAGGAGGTCGTCGAATCCCTTCTTCGCCACCGCGCGGCCGACCGAAACGATGCGGACCGGATCGGCGGGATCGGACCCGTTTCGAAGGGAGCGGGTCTCCGGCGGCTCCGGAAAGCGGGACAGGTCGAGCCCGTGATAGACGAGGGACACATGGTCCGGACGGGGCGCGAGGGCCTTGAGGTGCCGGGCACCCTCGGCCGTGCAGGTGACGCCCCAGCGCGCCTCGGCGAGCTTCTCGCGCTTCTCCCAGTCGGGGGTGGTCCAGATGTCCTTGGCATGGGCCGAGAAGGTCCATGTCCGGCCGGTCAGGAGGGCGGCGTAGCGCACGACGGAGGCGGGCGTGTGGAGATAATGGACGTGGAGGTGCCGCACGTCCGGGGAGAGCTCCCGCCCCATGACGAAGGCCTGCCCGAGGCGGCGGACCCGGTTGGCGGTGAGGTCCCGCCTGAGATCCGCGAGGAAGGTTCGCATGAGGGCGCGGAAGCCCGGCTGCCGCAGGCTCCAGAGCGCGCCTTTGAGGACGCGCAGGGGCTCCTCGTAGAGGTATTCCGGCAGGTACGCGACCCGTGCCCTGATCCTGCGGTTCATGGGATGCACGGCCTTTTCCGTCGGGTGGCGGAGCGACCAGATCTCCAGGTCCAGGCCGCGGCCTTCGAGCGCGAGGATCTCCTGGGCGATAAAGGTCTCGGACAGGCGCGGATAGCCCTTGACGGCAATCGCGATGCGTGGCGGGGACGGTGTGGGCGGCATCCTTGGCGGTTATTCTGCGGCGTGCCGGGTCGGTATGAAGGCAGCCTGGGATTCCATGAGAGCCTTAAGCCGCTCCTGGACCCGGTCAAGCCCTTCCAGAAGGCCCGGGATCACCACTTCCGAGGGGCGCGGCTGGTCCGCGAGCCCCTTCAGCGCCTCCGCCATACGCTCCGGCGTGCGCGGCGCTCCGAGATCGCTCAGCATCCGCGCAAGGCCGAGGCGCTCGGCCGCGACCGCGCGGATGTGCTGCTCCAGGCGGGGGCGGGTGCGCGGCACGATCAGGGCGCGCTTGTCGAAGGACAGGATCTCGCAGAACGTGTTGTAGCCCCCCATGGCCACGATGGCCGCCGCCTTCTGCATCAGGTGCTCGATCTTGGTGTCGAAGGCGATGGCGTCGAGCTTCGGATGGCGGGCGATCCGGTCCATGAAGGAGCGGCGCATGTCGCGGTTGACGAAGGGGCCGAACACGATGAGCGCCGGCATGGCGATCCCCTCGTCGTGCTCGTAGGCCGAGATGACCCAGTCGATGAGGTCGTCCCCGTCGCCGCCGCCGCCGGTCGTGACCAGGATGAAGGGCTGCTTGGTGATCTTCGGGTAGCGGGTGAGGGAGGGGGTGGGCGGCACCTCCCGCCGCAGATAGCCGGTATAGGTGATCCGCCTCTCCACGGCGGCGGGAAGGGCGAGGGCGTCCAGGGGCCGGTAGACGTCCTCCAGGCCGTAGACCCAGATCTCGTCGTAGGAGCGGACGAGGACGTCCTTGGCGCCCTTGCGCTCCCATTCGGGCACGAGCAGGGCAGGCTCGTCCATGACGTCGCGGATGCCGAGCACCCGGCGGCAGCCCTG is a genomic window containing:
- a CDS encoding glycosyltransferase family protein, which encodes MDHLSQLPSGRHGGARVLIYSHDTFGLGHLRRSRAIANAIAGERNDCSIIIISGSPVIGNFEFGSGVDYVRIPGVTKLPDGDYRSLNLNLSLDEAVGLRQDLILQAAQSFRPDVFIVDKEPTGFRGEVVPALEYLESQGCRRVLGIRDVMDEPALLVPEWERKGAKDVLVRSYDEIWVYGLEDVYRPLDALALPAAVERRITYTGYLRREVPPTPSLTRYPKITKQPFILVTTGGGGDGDDLIDWVISAYEHDEGIAMPALIVFGPFVNRDMRRSFMDRIARHPKLDAIAFDTKIEHLMQKAAAIVAMGGYNTFCEILSFDKRALIVPRTRPRLEQHIRAVAAERLGLARMLSDLGAPRTPERMAEALKGLADQPRPSEVVIPGLLEGLDRVQERLKALMESQAAFIPTRHAAE
- a CDS encoding glycosyltransferase family 4 protein, whose product is MPPTPSPPRIAIAVKGYPRLSETFIAQEILALEGRGLDLEIWSLRHPTEKAVHPMNRRIRARVAYLPEYLYEEPLRVLKGALWSLRQPGFRALMRTFLADLRRDLTANRVRRLGQAFVMGRELSPDVRHLHVHYLHTPASVVRYAALLTGRTWTFSAHAKDIWTTPDWEKREKLAEARWGVTCTAEGARHLKALAPRPDHVSLVYHGLDLSRFPEPPETRSLRNGSDPADPVRIVSVGRAVAKKGFDDLLKALAALPPDLHWQFVHVGGGDLLESLKAQARRDGIADRAAFLGPKAQPDVVALLREADLFVLPSKKARSGDQDGLPNVLMEAASQKLAIVASDFAGIPEFIRDGSEGQLVPPGDWEALSNALNLLAREPGRRHAYGAAAFERLRRDFSMEGGIDALEARFRALDCPEPLNPPVAA